The following proteins are co-located in the Pararhizobium capsulatum DSM 1112 genome:
- the aspT gene encoding aspartate-alanine antiporter: protein MIDWFVNTLRTYPEIAIFLSLGLGYYFGSFTYKGLGLGAVTATLIAAVLIGQLGITISPPLKPTFFLMFLFAIGYGVGPQFVRGIAKDGIPQALFAVVVCFFCLGAAYVGALIAGYDIGSAVGLYAGSQTISASMGLATDAINRLGLPPEQSKAMLDAMPVAYAVTYIFGTVGSAIVLALFGPALLGIDLEAECKRYEEEYGGKKVLGGAGTAWHNYELRAYRIKEGGQIIGKTALEAEKLVPNERVFIERVRRGGQITDATVDTVFAAGDVVAVAGRREVLVSLIGPVAEEVDDRELLAVPTEGVDVFVTDKATDGKTLAELATMPSARGVFLRKIVRGATATEIPILPNTKVHRGDILTIVGRTQDTAAATKALGRPDQQTDVADVAFIGAAITIGALVGALTFKIGSVPLTLSTSGGALISGLFFGWLRSVRPTFGRIPSPTVWFMNSVGLNVFIAVVGISSGPGFVAGLQQLGISLFLWGIAVTTVPLVLAMYVGKYVFRFHPAILLGCCSGARTTTASLGMINDRAKSQIPGLGYTVTYAVGNTLLTIWGMVLVLLLA from the coding sequence ATGATCGACTGGTTCGTAAACACACTTCGCACCTATCCCGAAATTGCGATCTTCCTGTCCCTCGGACTTGGTTACTATTTCGGGTCGTTCACCTACAAGGGGCTTGGCCTGGGCGCAGTCACGGCAACCCTGATCGCCGCCGTTCTCATCGGCCAGCTGGGCATCACGATTTCCCCGCCCCTGAAGCCGACCTTCTTCCTGATGTTCCTCTTTGCGATCGGTTATGGCGTCGGGCCGCAATTCGTGCGGGGCATCGCCAAGGACGGCATCCCGCAGGCCCTGTTCGCGGTTGTGGTCTGCTTCTTCTGCCTTGGGGCGGCCTATGTGGGAGCGCTCATCGCCGGCTATGACATCGGCTCGGCGGTTGGACTCTATGCGGGCTCGCAGACGATCTCTGCCTCCATGGGCCTTGCCACGGATGCGATCAACAGGCTGGGGCTTCCACCGGAACAGAGCAAGGCGATGCTGGATGCCATGCCGGTCGCCTATGCCGTTACCTATATTTTCGGCACCGTGGGTTCCGCCATCGTCCTGGCGCTTTTCGGTCCGGCGCTCCTCGGTATCGACCTTGAGGCGGAGTGCAAGCGCTACGAGGAAGAGTACGGCGGCAAGAAAGTCCTTGGGGGTGCCGGCACGGCTTGGCACAACTACGAACTACGCGCCTATCGCATCAAGGAAGGTGGCCAGATCATTGGCAAAACGGCCCTCGAGGCTGAAAAACTCGTGCCCAACGAACGTGTGTTCATCGAGCGCGTCCGTCGAGGCGGCCAGATCACGGATGCAACCGTCGACACCGTCTTTGCGGCCGGCGACGTCGTTGCCGTGGCCGGGCGCCGCGAGGTGCTGGTCAGCCTGATCGGCCCGGTTGCCGAGGAAGTGGACGACCGCGAGCTTCTTGCAGTTCCGACCGAGGGCGTCGATGTGTTCGTCACCGACAAGGCGACGGATGGCAAGACACTCGCTGAACTTGCCACGATGCCGTCTGCACGCGGGGTCTTCCTGCGCAAGATCGTTCGGGGCGCAACGGCGACCGAGATCCCGATCCTGCCAAATACGAAAGTGCATCGCGGGGATATCCTGACGATCGTCGGCAGAACGCAGGATACAGCTGCTGCCACGAAGGCATTGGGCCGCCCGGACCAGCAGACTGACGTTGCGGATGTCGCCTTCATCGGCGCGGCCATCACCATCGGCGCGCTCGTCGGCGCCCTGACGTTCAAGATCGGAAGTGTCCCCCTGACACTTTCGACATCCGGCGGCGCGCTGATTTCCGGGCTCTTCTTTGGCTGGCTGCGATCCGTTCGCCCGACCTTCGGCCGCATTCCGTCACCGACCGTCTGGTTCATGAATTCGGTGGGCCTCAACGTATTCATCGCCGTCGTCGGCATCTCGTCCGGACCGGGCTTCGTCGCGGGGCTCCAGCAGCTCGGCATCAGCCTGTTCCTCTGGGGAATCGCGGTGACGACCGTGCCGCTGGTGCTGGCCATGTATGTCGGCAAATATGTCTTCCGCTTCCACCCTGCCATCCTTCTGGGATGCTGCTCCGGTGCACGAACGACCACAGCCTCGCTCGGCATGATCAACGACCGCGCCAAGAGCCAGATACCGGGCCTTGGCTACACCGTAACCTATGCCGTCGGAAACACGCTTCTGACGATCTGGGGCATGGTGCTGGTGCTTTTGTTGGCGTAG
- a CDS encoding bifunctional aspartate transaminase/aspartate 4-decarboxylase: MTEIDYKKFEHMSPFEIKDGLMKLAKRSSEKSTLALLNAGRGNPNWIATAPREAFFLFGMFALSESRRSMDNPVAGLAGMPQKNGIAARLEAWLAKRAEDPGADFLTRMVDHGVKMFGFNADAFVFELTDSIIGDNYPVPDRMLVHAEQVAHRYLMWAMGADTALSGKFDLYAVEGGTAAMCYIFKSLMANRILKKGDTIAMGTPIFTPYIEIAELEDYAFEAVHIRATQEHRFQYSDEEIAKLEDPKIKAFFVVNPGNPTSMAIDAATLKKLVNLVKTKRPDLILLTDDVYGTFVPGFRSLMCELPYNTIGVYSYSKYFGCTGWRLGVIGIHENNILDDLLAKLPAKELEALDKRYISITLEPRKLKMIDRIVADSRDVALNHTAGLSLPQQVMMTMFSISELMDTEKVYQKACMEICHNRVNTLLEGLPLDLQPNANFAAYYGTIDFEFWLRKYVGEEMVTWLKANVHPLDLVARLAEDHAIVLLNGGGFDAPNWSVRVSFANLPDDAYDDIGRAVRAVGRGYVDRFEAAKKS; this comes from the coding sequence ATGACTGAGATCGACTATAAGAAATTCGAGCATATGAGCCCGTTCGAGATCAAGGACGGCCTGATGAAGCTCGCCAAGCGCAGCTCGGAAAAATCTACCCTTGCGCTCCTCAATGCCGGCCGCGGCAATCCGAACTGGATTGCGACGGCGCCGCGTGAAGCCTTTTTCCTGTTCGGGATGTTCGCCCTGTCCGAATCCCGTCGCTCGATGGATAATCCCGTGGCGGGCCTGGCTGGAATGCCGCAGAAGAACGGCATTGCCGCCCGGCTGGAGGCGTGGCTTGCCAAGCGTGCGGAAGATCCGGGGGCCGACTTCCTGACGAGAATGGTCGATCACGGCGTCAAGATGTTCGGCTTTAATGCCGATGCTTTCGTCTTCGAGCTGACGGATTCGATCATCGGCGATAACTATCCGGTTCCCGATCGCATGCTGGTGCATGCCGAGCAGGTGGCGCACCGCTATCTGATGTGGGCGATGGGCGCCGATACGGCCCTTTCCGGAAAGTTCGACCTTTATGCCGTCGAGGGCGGCACGGCAGCGATGTGCTATATCTTCAAGTCGCTGATGGCCAATCGCATCCTGAAGAAGGGCGACACCATCGCGATGGGCACGCCGATCTTCACACCCTATATCGAGATCGCCGAACTCGAGGACTATGCCTTCGAGGCGGTCCATATCAGGGCGACGCAGGAGCACCGCTTCCAGTATTCCGACGAGGAGATCGCCAAGCTCGAAGACCCGAAGATCAAGGCCTTCTTCGTCGTCAATCCTGGCAACCCGACTTCGATGGCCATCGATGCGGCAACGCTGAAGAAGCTGGTCAACCTGGTCAAGACCAAGCGCCCTGACCTCATTCTGTTGACCGACGATGTGTATGGTACGTTCGTTCCCGGTTTCCGCTCGCTGATGTGCGAACTGCCCTACAACACCATCGGCGTCTATTCCTATTCGAAATACTTCGGCTGCACCGGTTGGCGCCTCGGCGTCATCGGTATCCACGAGAACAATATTCTCGACGATCTGCTGGCCAAGCTTCCGGCCAAGGAACTGGAGGCGCTCGACAAGCGCTATATCTCGATCACGCTGGAGCCGCGCAAGCTCAAGATGATCGACCGCATCGTGGCCGACAGCCGCGACGTCGCCCTTAACCACACGGCCGGCCTATCCTTGCCGCAGCAGGTCATGATGACGATGTTCTCGATCAGCGAGCTGATGGACACCGAAAAGGTCTACCAGAAAGCCTGCATGGAGATTTGCCACAACCGGGTCAACACGCTGCTCGAGGGCCTGCCTCTCGATCTGCAGCCGAATGCGAATTTCGCCGCCTACTACGGCACCATCGATTTCGAATTCTGGCTGCGGAAATATGTCGGCGAGGAGATGGTGACATGGCTGAAGGCGAACGTGCATCCGCTCGACCTCGTCGCTCGACTTGCAGAAGATCACGCCATCGTGCTTCTGAACGGCGGCGGGTTCGACGCACCTAACTGGAGCGTCCGAGTGTCCTTCGCCAATCTGCCAGACGACGCTTATGACGACATTGGCCGCGCCGTCCGTGCCGTCGGGCGAGGATATGTGGACCGGTTCGAAGCAGCGAAAAAAAGCTGA
- a CDS encoding DUF2934 domain-containing protein, which produces MENDWNKWLHERAYALWEDDGRPDGKNTEHWSRAEQEIKQNSAPAGDVSKDDIPGTDIRDGDGMVAN; this is translated from the coding sequence ATGGAAAATGACTGGAACAAGTGGCTGCATGAACGTGCCTATGCACTGTGGGAAGATGATGGCCGCCCGGACGGCAAGAATACGGAACACTGGTCCCGCGCCGAACAGGAGATAAAGCAGAATTCGGCTCCTGCTGGTGATGTCTCCAAGGACGATATTCCCGGGACCGATATCCGCGATGGCGACGGCATGGTTGCCAACTAG
- the glgX gene encoding glycogen debranching protein GlgX yields the protein MDLRFSQLDYIKPELGAEFTGEGVHFAVFSAHAEQMDLCIFSDDGAEEVARLPLPKREGDIWSGYIAGLKPGTLYGYRAHGPYEPANGHRFNPNKLLLDPYAKQVFGELIWDDVLYGYGVGSPEEDLSFDERDSAPFMVKGVVQDTSFDWDGDQTIRRNWTDTIIYEAHVRGLTMQHPKVPEKLRGTFLGMCSEPIVDHLVKLGITAVEVLPIHYFPDDRYLTEKGLRNYWGYQSLGFFAPQPRYLAEARILEFKTMVKRFHAAGIEVIMDVVYNHTAEGSERGPTLSFRGLDNLSYYRLSPDDPRHSYDTTGTGNTLNVSNPMVTRMVLDSLRYWVGVMHVDGFRFDLASTLGRTRHVEFDRDGAFFHAIRQDPVLAGVKLIAEPWDVGDGGYQVGGFPFPFREWNDKYRDDVRSFWKGDEGMAPRLAERLSASSRQFNHSDRGATASINFLSAHDGFTLADTVSYRDKHNEANGEENRDGHSNNHSDNMGAEGETDDAGIVDARMHRRLNMMATLLLSQGVPMILAGDEIGNSQAGNNNAYCQDNDISWIDWDGHEDDFLALCRKLVALRKAHPCLSPERFSNGVEGPNHIEWYGSDGTAMDQAAWDDPQRRALGVYVVARDVDADPPDVTDRLFMIFNAGGEVEFTLPSSEEGTVWHRLLDTRESEKFLDAPAEEKIVVHAESIVVFEGRGE from the coding sequence ATGGACCTGAGATTTTCTCAACTTGACTATATCAAGCCCGAACTCGGTGCGGAATTTACCGGCGAGGGCGTTCATTTCGCGGTGTTTTCGGCTCATGCCGAGCAAATGGATCTCTGCATTTTTTCTGATGACGGTGCTGAGGAGGTGGCGCGGCTGCCGCTTCCCAAGCGCGAAGGCGATATCTGGTCCGGCTACATTGCCGGGCTGAAACCGGGAACACTTTACGGTTACCGCGCTCACGGCCCCTATGAGCCGGCAAACGGCCATCGGTTCAATCCCAACAAGCTGCTTCTCGACCCCTACGCCAAGCAGGTGTTCGGGGAGCTCATCTGGGACGACGTGCTCTACGGCTACGGTGTCGGGTCGCCCGAGGAGGACCTGTCCTTCGATGAGCGCGACAGCGCGCCGTTCATGGTGAAGGGTGTGGTGCAGGACACCAGTTTCGACTGGGACGGCGATCAGACGATCCGGCGCAACTGGACCGATACGATCATCTATGAAGCCCATGTGCGCGGCCTGACGATGCAGCATCCGAAAGTGCCGGAGAAGCTTCGCGGTACGTTCCTCGGCATGTGCAGCGAGCCGATCGTGGATCACCTCGTCAAGCTCGGCATCACCGCCGTCGAGGTCCTGCCAATCCATTATTTCCCCGACGATCGTTATCTGACGGAGAAAGGCCTTCGCAACTACTGGGGCTACCAGTCGCTCGGGTTCTTTGCACCCCAGCCGCGCTATCTGGCGGAAGCCCGCATCCTCGAATTCAAGACCATGGTGAAGCGCTTCCATGCAGCCGGCATCGAGGTGATCATGGACGTGGTCTATAACCACACCGCCGAAGGCTCCGAGCGGGGGCCGACGCTCAGTTTCCGTGGTCTCGACAATCTGAGCTACTATCGTCTGTCGCCCGACGATCCCCGTCACTCCTACGATACGACGGGGACCGGCAACACGCTCAACGTCTCCAATCCCATGGTCACGCGCATGGTGCTCGACAGCCTGCGCTACTGGGTTGGCGTCATGCATGTGGATGGTTTCCGCTTCGATCTCGCAAGCACGCTGGGGCGCACCCGCCATGTCGAGTTCGACCGCGACGGCGCGTTTTTCCACGCGATCCGCCAGGATCCGGTTCTTGCCGGGGTCAAGCTGATCGCCGAGCCCTGGGATGTCGGCGATGGGGGTTATCAGGTTGGCGGCTTTCCCTTTCCGTTTCGGGAGTGGAATGACAAGTATCGCGACGATGTCCGCAGCTTCTGGAAGGGTGACGAGGGCATGGCGCCGCGGCTCGCCGAGCGTCTCAGCGCCTCCTCCCGCCAGTTCAACCATTCCGACCGCGGCGCCACCGCCTCGATCAATTTCCTCAGTGCCCATGACGGCTTCACGCTGGCCGATACGGTTTCGTATCGCGACAAGCACAATGAGGCCAATGGCGAGGAAAATCGCGATGGCCACTCCAACAACCATTCCGACAACATGGGTGCCGAGGGCGAGACGGACGATGCCGGCATCGTCGATGCCCGCATGCATCGCCGGCTGAACATGATGGCGACGCTGCTCCTGAGTCAGGGCGTGCCGATGATCCTTGCGGGGGACGAAATCGGAAACAGCCAGGCCGGCAACAACAACGCCTATTGCCAGGACAATGACATCAGCTGGATCGACTGGGACGGTCACGAGGACGATTTCCTGGCACTTTGCCGCAAGCTGGTGGCCTTGAGAAAGGCCCATCCGTGTCTCAGCCCCGAGCGGTTCTCGAACGGCGTCGAGGGTCCGAATCACATCGAATGGTATGGCAGCGATGGCACTGCCATGGATCAGGCGGCATGGGACGATCCGCAGCGCCGGGCGCTGGGTGTCTACGTTGTCGCCAGGGACGTGGATGCCGATCCGCCAGATGTCACCGACAGGTTGTTCATGATCTTCAACGCGGGCGGGGAAGTCGAATTCACTTTGCCATCATCGGAAGAGGGGACTGTCTGGCATCGTCTGCTCGATACACGCGAGAGCGAGAAATTTCTCGACGCGCCGGCGGAGGAGAAAATCGTGGTCCATGCGGAAAGCATCGTCGTGTTCGAAGGGCGCGGGGAATGA
- a CDS encoding MFS transporter, with protein MDGLVTNSASAKEEDHAARWGAVVSLSLGVFGLVTAEFLPASLLTPMSADLGVSIGTAGQSVTATAIVAAIAGPAVVVGTGRFDRKLVLLALTGLLVISSLMAGFASNLATLLAARVLLGIALGGFWAMSLALAMRLVPGRLMPRAMAIVMSGVSIATVCAAPLGAWIGATLGWRYAFLLAAAVGVVTFAVQALTVPPLPPVGRTGLDTIVRVLKRPAIRLGLATILLVVTGHFAGFTYIRPYLELVPRFDVEMITAILLAFGIGGFFGNIAGGFLAERSTRMAITLAASGIAITALTLATAGALPGVAAAATAAWGFAFGALPVSVQSFISRAAGDEAEGAGAATLTTFQIAISTGAILGGLIVEFQGPAGVFLFSSFAALLGASLVAVSRKMTLQAS; from the coding sequence ATGGACGGCCTCGTAACAAACTCCGCCTCCGCTAAAGAGGAAGACCACGCCGCCCGATGGGGCGCCGTCGTCTCCTTGTCACTCGGCGTCTTCGGCCTGGTCACGGCCGAATTTCTGCCCGCTAGTCTGCTGACCCCGATGTCCGCCGACCTCGGCGTCAGCATCGGGACTGCGGGACAATCAGTCACCGCCACCGCGATCGTCGCGGCCATCGCCGGGCCTGCCGTCGTCGTCGGCACCGGACGGTTCGACAGAAAGCTCGTTCTTCTTGCGCTGACGGGCCTTCTGGTGATCTCCAGCCTGATGGCCGGTTTCGCATCGAACCTCGCCACCTTGCTTGCCGCGCGTGTGCTGCTCGGCATCGCGCTTGGCGGTTTCTGGGCCATGTCGCTGGCGCTGGCCATGCGGCTGGTTCCCGGCCGGCTGATGCCACGCGCCATGGCGATCGTGATGTCGGGCGTCTCGATCGCGACGGTTTGCGCTGCACCCCTTGGCGCCTGGATCGGCGCGACGCTGGGCTGGCGCTACGCCTTCCTGCTCGCCGCCGCCGTCGGCGTCGTCACCTTCGCCGTGCAGGCATTGACGGTTCCGCCGCTGCCGCCGGTCGGCAGGACCGGTCTCGATACGATCGTCCGGGTGCTCAAGCGGCCCGCAATCCGGCTCGGTCTCGCAACGATCCTGCTAGTCGTCACCGGTCACTTTGCGGGCTTCACCTATATCCGCCCCTATCTGGAACTGGTACCGCGATTTGACGTCGAGATGATCACCGCGATCCTGCTCGCCTTCGGCATCGGCGGCTTCTTCGGCAATATCGCCGGCGGCTTCCTGGCGGAACGCAGCACCCGCATGGCCATCACCCTGGCGGCAAGCGGGATTGCCATAACGGCCCTGACGCTCGCCACCGCCGGCGCCCTGCCCGGCGTTGCCGCTGCCGCCACCGCAGCCTGGGGCTTCGCCTTCGGCGCGTTGCCGGTCAGCGTCCAGTCCTTCATCAGCCGCGCTGCCGGCGACGAGGCGGAAGGCGCCGGTGCGGCAACGCTGACGACATTCCAAATCGCCATCTCGACCGGCGCAATCCTCGGCGGTCTGATCGTCGAGTTTCAGGGACCGGCCGGTGTCTTCCTCTTCTCGTCCTTCGCCGCCCTTCTCGGAGCCTCACTCGTCGCGGTCTCGCGCAAGATGACGCTCCAGGCGAGCTGA
- a CDS encoding AraC family transcriptional regulator yields the protein MSDALTEILRGLRLDGVEYGRCQPSAPWATSYPAQEPARFHFLAAGSAHLQTPDGEWMELAPGDAVLLPKGDAHVLASKPGIPAVPVSDLPKRQLCDGIVDLQCPCRDSSNLLFFAVMQFNVDRLHPLLQLMPAVMRTSDLSSSEPSIPPLLDAMMREAEMQRVGSGGILARLADVLTATIIRTWVEHGCGTATGWLAAVRNPEIGRVLAAIHLEPSRDWRVPELAKLMGASRSGFAQRFVDTVGETPARYIARTRMHKAHQWLKEGQRVALVANRLGYDSEASFSRAFRKIIGAPPSHYRAKSA from the coding sequence ATGAGCGACGCCTTGACTGAAATTCTGCGCGGGCTGCGGCTTGACGGGGTGGAATACGGCCGTTGCCAGCCTTCGGCGCCCTGGGCGACGTCCTATCCGGCACAGGAGCCTGCCCGCTTCCATTTCCTTGCCGCAGGCTCCGCCCATCTGCAGACACCGGATGGCGAGTGGATGGAACTTGCCCCGGGCGACGCTGTCCTGTTGCCCAAGGGTGATGCGCATGTGCTGGCCAGCAAGCCGGGCATCCCGGCGGTGCCGGTGAGCGACCTGCCGAAACGCCAGCTGTGCGATGGCATCGTCGACCTGCAATGCCCCTGCAGGGATAGCAGCAATCTCCTGTTCTTCGCGGTCATGCAGTTCAATGTCGACCGGCTGCATCCATTGCTCCAGCTGATGCCGGCGGTGATGCGCACCAGCGATCTCTCATCGAGCGAGCCGTCTATCCCGCCGCTTCTGGACGCGATGATGCGGGAAGCCGAAATGCAACGCGTCGGCTCGGGCGGCATCCTGGCGCGGCTGGCCGATGTGCTGACCGCAACGATCATCCGGACCTGGGTCGAGCATGGCTGCGGCACGGCGACGGGCTGGCTGGCGGCGGTGCGCAATCCGGAAATCGGCCGGGTGCTGGCCGCCATCCACCTCGAACCTTCACGGGATTGGAGGGTGCCGGAGCTGGCAAAGCTCATGGGTGCCTCCCGTTCCGGCTTCGCCCAGCGCTTCGTCGATACGGTGGGCGAAACCCCGGCGCGCTATATCGCCCGGACGCGCATGCACAAGGCACATCAATGGTTGAAGGAAGGGCAGCGCGTTGCGCTGGTCGCAAATCGGCTCGGTTACGATTCCGAGGCGTCGTTCAGCCGCGCCTTCCGCAAGATCATCGGCGCACCGCCGAGCCACTATCGGGCAAAGAGCGCATGA
- a CDS encoding hydrogen peroxide-inducible genes activator, translating into MKNVTLKQLRYFEALARDGRFRRAADACAISQPALSMQIKELEEDVGHDLFERSAREIKLTAFGETFALRVRDILAAVDELGDLVRASRDQLLIRLRIGIIPTVAPYLLPAIIKDLNSTFEGIQIEVRETQTARLVHELAQGNLDMAIVALPVSEPSLTELKLFEEEFVLVRKHEDEGKPVPEREALREMRLLLLEEGHCFREQALSFCKIGSTRPRELMEGSSLSTLVQMVSAGIGVTLIPEMAVPVETRSASVSISRFLNAPPSRTIGMIWRNASPLAKQLVHIADVVRRSADSMRRQAGTK; encoded by the coding sequence ATGAAGAATGTAACACTTAAGCAGCTCCGCTATTTCGAGGCCTTGGCGCGTGATGGACGCTTCCGGCGCGCAGCGGATGCCTGCGCCATCTCCCAGCCTGCACTCTCCATGCAGATCAAGGAACTCGAAGAGGACGTGGGCCATGACCTCTTCGAACGCAGCGCCCGCGAGATAAAGCTGACGGCCTTCGGCGAGACCTTCGCGCTCCGCGTTCGCGACATACTGGCGGCCGTGGATGAACTCGGCGACCTTGTCCGCGCCTCACGCGACCAGCTTTTGATCCGCCTGCGCATCGGCATCATCCCGACGGTTGCGCCCTATCTGTTGCCGGCGATCATAAAGGATTTGAACAGCACATTCGAGGGCATTCAGATCGAGGTGCGCGAGACCCAGACCGCGCGGCTGGTGCATGAACTGGCGCAGGGCAATCTCGACATGGCGATCGTGGCGCTACCGGTATCGGAGCCTTCCTTGACCGAATTGAAGTTGTTCGAGGAAGAATTCGTGCTGGTGCGGAAACACGAAGACGAGGGCAAGCCCGTGCCCGAGCGGGAGGCATTGCGCGAGATGCGGCTGCTGCTGCTTGAGGAAGGCCACTGCTTCCGCGAACAGGCCCTGTCGTTCTGCAAGATCGGCTCGACGCGCCCCCGTGAACTGATGGAGGGAAGCTCACTTTCCACACTGGTGCAGATGGTGAGCGCCGGTATCGGCGTTACGCTGATCCCGGAGATGGCCGTGCCCGTCGAGACCCGCTCGGCCTCCGTGTCGATCTCCCGCTTCCTCAACGCCCCGCCGTCGCGCACGATCGGCATGATCTGGCGCAACGCCTCACCGCTCGCCAAACAACTCGTTCATATCGCCGACGTCGTCCGCCGCTCCGCCGACAGCATGCGCCGGCAAGCCGGAACAAAATAA
- the katG gene encoding catalase/peroxidase HPI encodes MDQKTETAGKCPVDHGNTPRGRSNRDWWPNQLDIQILHRHSGRADPMGEAFDYAEEFKTLDLNALKQDLHALMTDSQEWWPADFGHYGGLFIRMAWHSAGTYRITDGRGGAGMGQQRFAPLNSWPDNVNLDKARRLLWPIKQKYGNKISWADLLILTGNVALESMGFKTFGFAGGRADVWEPEELYWGPEGTWLGDERYSGERELAEPLGAVQMGLIYVNPEGPNGTPDPLASARDIRSTFARMAMNDEETVALIAGGHTFGKTHGAGDASFVGIDPEGGELEMQGLGWSSKFNTGVGKDAIGSGLEVTWTSTPTKWSNNFFWNLFGYEWELEKSPAGAHQWVAKGAGATIPDAFDSTKKHLPRMLTSDLALRVDPAYEAISRRFLENPDQFADAFARAWFKLTHRDMGPKARYLGPEVPAEDLIWQDVIPAVDHPLVDDTDIASLKAKVLASGLSVQELVSTAWASASSFRGSDKRGGANGARIRLEPQKSWEANQPEQLAKVLGVLEGIQSDFQAGGKKISLADLIVLAGSAGVEKAAKAAGQDVTVPFTPGRMDASEAQTDAASFAALEPRADAFRNYVNTARHQFMKAEEALVDRAQLLTLTGPEMTVLIGGLRVLKAGAPEHGVFTDKPETLTNDFFVNLLDMATVWSPAAGQQGVYEGRDRKTGDLKWTGTRIDLIFGSHSQLRAFAEVYGQSDAKGKFVKDFVKAWNKVMNADRFDLV; translated from the coding sequence ATGGACCAGAAAACTGAAACCGCGGGCAAATGTCCCGTCGATCATGGCAATACGCCGCGCGGCCGGTCGAACCGCGACTGGTGGCCGAACCAGCTGGATATCCAGATTTTGCACCGGCACTCCGGTCGCGCCGACCCGATGGGCGAGGCGTTCGATTATGCGGAAGAATTCAAGACGCTCGATCTCAATGCGCTGAAGCAGGATCTTCATGCGCTGATGACCGATTCGCAGGAGTGGTGGCCAGCCGATTTCGGTCACTACGGCGGCCTCTTCATCCGCATGGCCTGGCACAGCGCCGGCACCTACCGCATCACCGATGGCCGTGGCGGTGCCGGTATGGGCCAGCAGCGTTTTGCGCCACTCAACTCGTGGCCGGACAACGTCAACCTCGACAAGGCCCGCCGCCTGCTCTGGCCGATCAAGCAGAAATACGGCAACAAGATCTCCTGGGCTGATCTGTTGATCCTCACGGGCAATGTTGCGCTGGAATCGATGGGTTTCAAGACCTTCGGTTTTGCCGGCGGCCGCGCCGATGTCTGGGAGCCGGAAGAGCTTTACTGGGGTCCGGAAGGCACCTGGCTGGGTGACGAGCGCTATAGCGGCGAACGCGAGCTGGCAGAACCGCTGGGCGCCGTGCAGATGGGTCTCATCTACGTCAACCCGGAAGGCCCGAACGGCACTCCTGATCCGCTGGCATCCGCCCGCGACATCCGCAGCACGTTTGCCCGCATGGCGATGAACGACGAAGAGACCGTGGCGCTGATTGCCGGCGGCCATACCTTCGGCAAGACCCATGGCGCTGGCGATGCGTCGTTTGTCGGCATTGACCCGGAAGGCGGCGAGCTCGAAATGCAGGGCCTCGGCTGGTCGAGCAAGTTCAACACGGGCGTCGGCAAGGATGCGATCGGCAGCGGCCTCGAAGTCACCTGGACATCGACGCCGACCAAGTGGAGCAACAACTTCTTCTGGAACCTGTTCGGCTACGAATGGGAGCTGGAAAAGAGCCCGGCGGGTGCCCATCAGTGGGTCGCAAAGGGCGCTGGCGCCACGATCCCGGATGCCTTCGATTCGACGAAGAAGCACCTGCCGCGCATGCTCACCTCCGACCTCGCGCTGCGTGTCGATCCGGCATATGAGGCAATCTCGCGCCGCTTCCTCGAAAACCCGGATCAGTTCGCCGACGCCTTTGCCCGCGCCTGGTTCAAGCTGACCCACCGCGACATGGGCCCGAAGGCGCGTTACCTCGGCCCGGAAGTGCCGGCGGAAGACCTGATCTGGCAGGACGTGATCCCGGCTGTTGACCACCCGCTGGTCGATGACACGGATATTGCGAGCCTGAAGGCCAAGGTTCTTGCCTCCGGTCTCTCGGTGCAGGAACTGGTTTCGACCGCCTGGGCATCCGCCTCGTCCTTCCGCGGGTCCGACAAGCGCGGCGGCGCCAATGGCGCCCGCATTCGCCTCGAGCCGCAGAAAAGCTGGGAAGCCAACCAGCCGGAACAGCTCGCCAAGGTTCTCGGCGTGCTCGAAGGCATCCAGAGCGACTTCCAGGCGGGGGGCAAGAAGATCTCGCTCGCCGACCTGATCGTGCTGGCTGGTAGCGCCGGCGTCGAGAAGGCGGCAAAGGCCGCAGGCCAGGATGTCACCGTGCCGTTCACGCCGGGCCGCATGGATGCATCCGAGGCGCAGACCGATGCGGCATCCTTCGCAGCGCTCGAACCCCGTGCCGATGCGTTCCGCAACTATGTGAACACCGCGCGCCACCAGTTCATGAAGGCGGAAGAGGCGCTGGTCGATCGCGCCCAGCTGCTGACGCTGACCGGTCCGGAAATGACCGTTCTCATCGGCGGTCTGCGTGTCCTGAAAGCGGGCGCGCCGGAGCATGGCGTGTTCACCGACAAGCCGGAAACGCTGACGAACGACTTCTTCGTCAACCTGCTCGATATGGCGACCGTGTGGTCTCCGGCCGCTGGCCAGCAGGGCGTCTATGAAGGCCGCGATCGCAAGACCGGCGACCTCAAGTGGACCGGCACCCGCATCGATCTGATCTTCGGCTCGCATTCGCAGCTGCGCGCGTTTGCCGAAGTCTACGGACAGTCCGATGCCAAGGGCAAGTTCGTCAAGGACTTCGTCAAGGCCTGGAACAAGGTCATGAACGCCGATCGGTTCGATCTGGTCTGA